The genomic segment CCTGACCACCGGTCGAATAAGTCCGCGCACTCGGACGGGCCAGCCGCTCGCGCGTGTCGCGACCGTATCCGTCGTCGGCGAACGGCAATGCCGGCATCCGGGGTTGATAGCGCGGCGCCTGGAAGCCGCCGAACAGCGCCTGAAAGAAATCCTGCGCATGCGCCGGCGTCGCGGCGGTTACAGCCACCACGGCGGCAAAGCCGAGTCCGATCCGGCCTGAGAACTTGCGCATCACTGTCTCCGGTCGCTGTCTGGCGTTAGTCGATCGACGAGATCGAAATGTTCATGGCCTGCCGGCCGGGCCGCACGGTCGAGCGTGCTTCGATCGGACGCGAGGCCGACTTCGGCAGCACCACCACGCGTGTCCCGATCCCGGCGCGGCCGAACAGGTCTTCGACGTCCTCGTTGGTCAGCCGGATGCAGCCCGAGGAGACGAACTTGCCGATCGTGGACGGATCATTGGTGCCGTGGATGCGATAGGTGGTGGAGCCGAGATACATCGCCCGCGCACCGAGCGGATTACCCGGGCCGCCGGCCATGAAACGCGGCAGATACGGCTGGCGCGCGATCATCTCGGCCGGCGGGCGCCAATCCGGCCACTCCGCCTTACGGGTGATGGTCTGCACGCCCGCCCAGGTGAAGCCCTCACGGCCGACACCGACGCCGTAACGGATCGCTCGGCCACCGCCGAGCACGTAGTACAGATAGGTGTTGGCAGTATCGATCACGATCGTGCCGGCCGGCTCTTTGGTCGGATAGCTGATCACCGTGCGCCGCAGCCGGTCGGGCAATTGAGCATCCTCGCCGGCATCGACAGAGACGTCGTTATCAGTGGGCGCGATCACCGACTCGTCGGTCTCGAAAGGTGCAAATTGTGGGGACTGCGCGGCGTAGCCGAGCGCCTGTGCGGCGGCCGGTGTCGCCGGAAGCGCCAGCGCCAGGAGCAGCGCGGCTGCGGTCGCCGCCACCGGGGTGAACGCGCGTCCCCGCTGCGGGACGAATGCAGACAGCATCGTGGAGGTCATGTGAAGTCCCCGCTATGAGTGGCGACGTCTTGCGGCGTCGACGGAACAACGCGGTCGCGCTCCAATCCGTTCCCGCCATCCAGTCGCGAGATGCTCACTAACAACGGCGTCCGGCTCGGAACCTTCTTGGCTCGCTGTCGTTGGAGGCCACGGGAAGTGTTCGCTGGTTGAGCCGCATCCGGTCCGCTCTCGCGGCAAACTTCCACGTCTTCACATGATAAATGACTCAGACGCTGGGTGGTCCATTGCGTGCGCTTCCCGAGCCTACCGGCACGCCGCTCCCCGACAGCCAGGACGAGCGGCCGCCGCTGATCAGGCGGACGGAAGTCGTCACGTTCACCCTCGTCGCCCTGTTAGTGATCTTGCTGGTCGGCCTGCTGTATGTCGGCAAGCCTTTCTTCCTGCCGATGGTGACCGCCTTCGTGGTCGGCACCATGGTGTCGCCGGCCGCGAGCTTCTTGGAGCGCTTTCGGATTCCGCGCGCGGTCAGCGCAGTGCTGATCGTGACGCTCGGGCTCGGCACCGTGATCTTCATGATCGGGCTGATCTCTGCGCCGCTGATCGAGTGGAGCAGCCGCATCCCCGAGATCGGCTCATTGCTGCGCGACAAGCTGCACGTGCTCGATCGGCCGCTGCAGATGTGGCGGCAGATCCAGAGCTCGCTGAGCGGCTCCGAAAGCCTGCCGCAGCCGTCCGTGCAGATGCCGAAGATCGACTGGGTGTTCGAGTTTCTCTCCCCGACGCTCACCGAGGTTCTGCTGTTTCTGGTGATGCTGGTGCTGTTCGTGGCGGGCTGGAAAGACCTGCGGCGCTCGCTGGTAATGAACTTCGCCGGGCGCGAAGCCCGGCTACGCACGCTGCGGATCCTCAACGAGATCGAGGGCAGCCTTGGCGCCTATCTGCTGACGGTCACCGTCATCAACCTGTGCTACGGCGCCGCCACCGGCCTGCTCTGCGCTGCCGCGGGAATGCCGAACCCCGCGGGTCTCGGCGCGCTGGCAGCGGTACTGAATTTCATCCCGATCATCGGGCCGTTCGTGATGTTCGTGATCATGACGGTGGTCGGCATCATCAGTATGCCGACGCTCGGCGCCGGCCTACTCGCTCCGTTCGGCTTCGTGCTGCTGACGTTCTTCGAAGGGCATTTCATCACGCCGACCATCATCGGCCGCCGGCTGTCGCTGAATACGCTGGCGGTGTTCATCACCCTAGCGTTCTGGACTTGGCTGTGGGGACCGATGGGGAGTTTTCTGGCCTCGCCGCTGCTGATCGTCGGTCTGGTGCTCAAGGAGCATCTGATGCCCGAGGACAGCCCGCAACTTCCCGGCAGCGACTGAACGATCCCAACGTGGAGCAGCGCGGCCCGATCTCGCGGCGGCCGTCAATCCTACCCCTCTTACGCAAACATCCGCCCTGCGAGGCGGATGTCGGTATCAGCTTGAAAGAGAGAGAGCTCAGGCGACGCAGCGGCCCGGCTGAAGCTGCTTGGCCACTTCGGTCAGTACGCTCACGACCGGCTCACAGGCGACGATCGCCTTCGGCGCCAAGGCCGGCTTGCTTGATGCGGGAGTGCGGATCGCGGCGCCTTCGGCCTGATCGCGGGACACGCGGACCAGCACCGACTGCCCGATCAGGGTGACGCTGAAGGTCTGGCCGGCCTGCAGGTCTCCTGCCGTCGTGGCACGGTCGCCCTTTCTAGAGCGATTCACGTCCTGACCTGAGGGGGAAACGGCTGAGGCCTGCTGCACCAGGGTTGTGCGGCCGAGGTCTTCCCCGACTGCTAATTGGGCTGCGCCAAGCGTCCCGGTGATAGCGATGGCGCCCAAAATTCCCCGCACGATCTGTGACATGGTATCTTGCCGCTCTGTTTGTAGCCGGCGTTATGCCGCTTTCCCTGTGCGGCGCCGTGACTACGTGGTCGCAACGTCCGCATTGATTAATCGCGCGGACGCACAGACGGTTCGATGACCAGCGATCAACTGAGCGTGTTAACGATTTTATCAGTTGACGGGAACGGTTTTTGCGTACCGGCGTTCACGAGACGCCGGCTAAGTCCCCCCTGCCCCGAAGCCGGCGATACAGGGCGCGGCTGTGTGATGCCAGCCGCGCCCTGTTCTATTTGAGGCAATCTCTTCCCAGCGCCGGACCGATCTCCAAAGAAGTAACGCCGCCCGGCTGGGCCGGACGGCGTCGTCTTCTCAGGGACGTAACTTGTTCAACCGTCAGGATGCGACGGCGCTGGGCTTCCGGTTTCGGGAGTTGCGCTGGAAGAACAGCGCCTGGCTTGCCACTGCCGACACCATCGCCGGCTGGAACGGCTTGGAGATCAGGAAGGCGGGCTCGGGGCGTTCACCTGTGAGGAAACGCTCCGGATAAGCCGTGATGAACACCACAGGCACTTCAAAGGTTCGCAGCAGCTCGTTGACCGCATCCAGGCCGGAGCTGCCGTCGGCGAGCTGAATATCCGCCAGAATCAGACCGGGCTTCTGCGTCTTCGCGAGCGCGATCGCGTCGGCATGGGTCCGGGCAACACCGATGACGTTGTGGCCCAAGCCCTTGATGAGGCTCTCGAGATCCATCGCGATGAAGGTCTCGTCCTCGATAATCAGGACGTCGGTGGCGATCTCTTCGGCCATCTCCTTGCCGGCGGTCTCGACCAGCTGCCGGACCTCGGCGACATCGACCTGGAGCACGAAGGCGACTTCCTCTTCGGAAAAGCCTTCCAGCGACAACAGCAGAAACGCCTGACGCGGCAGCGGCGTGATCGCCGACAGCCGCCGCTCCGACGGCATCGGCAGGGTTCGCACGTCTGCGTCGTCGTTCAGGGCGACGGAGTTCCAAATCTGGGTAAACAAACGGAAAAGACCCGGCCGGGGACCGTGCCGCTCGTCGAGCAGGGCCGGATCCTGGAGCAATGCCTCCAGCATGGCGCCCACATAGGCGTCGCCGGAGGTCTGGCTACCGGTTAGCGCGCGCGCGTAGCGGCGCAGCAAGGGCAAATGCTCTGCAACAACCTGTGATCTCGACATCCCCACTCCATCAGTCATCTCGGCCATCGCCAACGGCGGGCCGGCACCTCTGCGTGGGCATCTACGCCCGAGCCGGACAAAAGTTCCATTCGCGTCGGGAACTTTCGCGCCGGGATCGCATTAGGGTCCCGTGAACGGCGACAGATCAAGAAAACCCTCGAAGTTCAGGGGACTTGACCATGGGGAAAACATTGGATCAGTCATGCAAGAATTCAAGGCGCAAACCATGAAGAAGTCGGCTCCAGGCACTAAGGGAGGTCTTAACGCCGAAATCCAGGCCCGGATCGGACATCAATTGCGCGCGATGTACGACGACGTGGTGCGGCAGGGCGTTCCTGATCGGTTCGCAGAACTGATCAAGAAACTGGATGATCCTGCCACCGGGACGGACACGACCACCGAGGGGAGGGAATAATGCCTCTCACCGATTCCCTTCGTGACGATATTCTCGCCGCGGTGCCGAGTTTGCGCGCGTTCGCGATCTCTCTGAGCGGCAACGCCGATCGAGCCGACGATCTCGTTCAGGAAACCCTGCTGCGGGCGCTCGCCAACATCGACTCGTTTCAGCCGGGCTCCAACCTGCCCGCCTGGTTATTCACGATCCTGCGCAACCTGTTCCGCTCCGACTATCGCAAGCGGCGCCGGGAAGTCGAGGATGCCGATGGCAGCTACGCCAAGACGCTGAAGTCGCAGCCTGGACAGACCGCGCATCTGGAGTTCGAGGAATTCCGCGCCGCCCTCGACAAGCTGCCGCAGGACCAGCGTGAAGCGCTTATCTTGGTGGGGGCGTCGGGCTTCTCCTACGAAGACGCCGCGGCGATCTGCGGCTGTGCGGTCGGTACCATCAAGAGCCGCGTCAACCGAGCCAGGTCGAAGCTTAGTGCGCTGCTCTATGTCGACGGTGCTGAAGACTTCGGACCCGACGACACTGTCCGTGCCGTGATCGGCGGTAACGGCTGATCCACCGCCGACCCGGCGGCGATCGCTCGATCCAACGACGCATCGAGCGATCCCCTCACCGGCATTTCCCCTGGACAATGAGCGGGGCCAAGCCTCGCGAGCAGATCGAGATCTGGCCGAGCGTCGTTCGGCCAGATCTTTGCTGTTTGCGCGTCTATCAGCGAGGCTGCTTTGGAGACTTGCGAGGCGGGCGCACCGGCGCGGTGATTTGCCCGGTCCGGTCGCGCTCATAGACGTCGACCACCGTGTCGAGCGGAGCGGTCAGCTCGTAGACGTAGCTGAT from the Rhodopseudomonas palustris genome contains:
- a CDS encoding AI-2E family transporter, whose translation is MTQTLGGPLRALPEPTGTPLPDSQDERPPLIRRTEVVTFTLVALLVILLVGLLYVGKPFFLPMVTAFVVGTMVSPAASFLERFRIPRAVSAVLIVTLGLGTVIFMIGLISAPLIEWSSRIPEIGSLLRDKLHVLDRPLQMWRQIQSSLSGSESLPQPSVQMPKIDWVFEFLSPTLTEVLLFLVMLVLFVAGWKDLRRSLVMNFAGREARLRTLRILNEIEGSLGAYLLTVTVINLCYGAATGLLCAAAGMPNPAGLGALAAVLNFIPIIGPFVMFVIMTVVGIISMPTLGAGLLAPFGFVLLTFFEGHFITPTIIGRRLSLNTLAVFITLAFWTWLWGPMGSFLASPLLIVGLVLKEHLMPEDSPQLPGSD
- a CDS encoding NepR family anti-sigma factor is translated as MQEFKAQTMKKSAPGTKGGLNAEIQARIGHQLRAMYDDVVRQGVPDRFAELIKKLDDPATGTDTTTEGRE
- a CDS encoding sigma-70 family RNA polymerase sigma factor translates to MPLTDSLRDDILAAVPSLRAFAISLSGNADRADDLVQETLLRALANIDSFQPGSNLPAWLFTILRNLFRSDYRKRRREVEDADGSYAKTLKSQPGQTAHLEFEEFRAALDKLPQDQREALILVGASGFSYEDAAAICGCAVGTIKSRVNRARSKLSALLYVDGAEDFGPDDTVRAVIGGNG
- a CDS encoding L,D-transpeptidase encodes the protein MTSTMLSAFVPQRGRAFTPVAATAAALLLALALPATPAAAQALGYAAQSPQFAPFETDESVIAPTDNDVSVDAGEDAQLPDRLRRTVISYPTKEPAGTIVIDTANTYLYYVLGGGRAIRYGVGVGREGFTWAGVQTITRKAEWPDWRPPAEMIARQPYLPRFMAGGPGNPLGARAMYLGSTTYRIHGTNDPSTIGKFVSSGCIRLTNEDVEDLFGRAGIGTRVVVLPKSASRPIEARSTVRPGRQAMNISISSID
- a CDS encoding response regulator — encoded protein: MSRSQVVAEHLPLLRRYARALTGSQTSGDAYVGAMLEALLQDPALLDERHGPRPGLFRLFTQIWNSVALNDDADVRTLPMPSERRLSAITPLPRQAFLLLSLEGFSEEEVAFVLQVDVAEVRQLVETAGKEMAEEIATDVLIIEDETFIAMDLESLIKGLGHNVIGVARTHADAIALAKTQKPGLILADIQLADGSSGLDAVNELLRTFEVPVVFITAYPERFLTGERPEPAFLISKPFQPAMVSAVASQALFFQRNSRNRKPSAVAS